Proteins from a single region of Starkeya sp. ORNL1:
- a CDS encoding folate-binding protein YgfZ, with protein sequence MPIAILEGRAVARVAGPDATHFLDNLLTSNVPALPGEARYSALLTPQGKIVADMIVVATEGGFRLDVARGTVPELMKRLRLYKLRAKVELGTLDDLAIAVAWGGAEPLVDTFAYDDPRLSALGRRFVLPAAEAAHIVMVPEAEWQAHRVKLGVPEGGQDFLYGDAFPHEADMDQLHGIDFAKGCYVGQEIVSRMQHRGTARTRIIPFAVCGAPPPPGTEIISGGKIMGRVGSGVDGRALGLVRLDRIADARAAGHAIEADGAALVPEPLDWADFVIPGTESAA encoded by the coding sequence ATGCCGATCGCGATTCTCGAAGGACGGGCGGTGGCTCGGGTCGCCGGGCCGGACGCCACGCACTTCCTCGACAATCTCCTCACCTCGAACGTGCCCGCCCTCCCCGGCGAGGCGCGTTATTCCGCGTTGCTGACGCCGCAGGGCAAGATCGTCGCCGACATGATCGTGGTCGCCACCGAGGGCGGCTTCCGGCTCGATGTGGCGCGCGGCACCGTACCCGAGCTGATGAAGCGGCTGCGGCTCTACAAGCTGCGCGCCAAGGTCGAGCTCGGCACGCTGGACGATCTCGCCATCGCTGTCGCCTGGGGCGGGGCGGAGCCGCTGGTCGACACCTTCGCCTATGACGATCCGCGGCTGTCGGCGCTTGGGCGCCGCTTCGTCCTCCCGGCCGCCGAGGCCGCTCATATCGTGATGGTGCCGGAGGCCGAATGGCAGGCGCACCGCGTGAAGCTCGGCGTGCCGGAGGGCGGGCAGGACTTCCTCTATGGCGACGCCTTCCCGCACGAGGCGGACATGGACCAGCTTCACGGCATCGACTTCGCCAAAGGCTGCTACGTCGGCCAGGAGATCGTCAGCCGCATGCAGCATCGCGGCACGGCGCGCACCCGCATCATCCCGTTCGCGGTGTGCGGCGCGCCGCCGCCGCCGGGCACCGAGATCATTTCGGGTGGCAAGATCATGGGCCGCGTGGGATCGGGCGTCGATGGCCGCGCGCTCGGGCTGGTGCGGCTCGACCGCATTGCCGATGCCCGGGCCGCCGGCCACGCCATCGAGGCGGACGGCGCCGCGCTGGTGCCGGAGCCCCTCGACTGGGCCGATTTCGTCATCCCCGGCACGGAGAGCGCGGCGTGA
- a CDS encoding HD family hydrolase: protein MTFRVTPVRGHARAWQRMLSGRRLDLLDPSPLDIEIEDIAHGLARVARWNGQTSGPNVFSVAQHSVLVEFIAKRQAQIRGVDLDRRWRLAMLLHDAPEYVIGDMISPFKAVLGGDYKVVEARLLAAVSLRFGLPPVWPAELVKLVKAADRASAFLEATRLAGFEINEAKKFFGQPLPLEAAAERDHLAPWSADEASGRFLARFRELCP, encoded by the coding sequence ATGACTTTCCGGGTGACGCCTGTGCGCGGGCATGCGCGCGCCTGGCAACGGATGCTGTCCGGCCGCCGGCTCGATCTGCTCGACCCCTCGCCGCTCGACATCGAGATCGAGGACATCGCCCATGGCCTTGCCCGCGTCGCGCGCTGGAACGGCCAGACCAGCGGGCCGAACGTGTTCTCGGTGGCGCAGCATTCGGTGCTGGTGGAGTTCATCGCCAAGCGGCAGGCGCAGATCCGCGGCGTCGATCTCGACCGCCGCTGGCGGCTCGCCATGCTGCTGCACGACGCCCCGGAATATGTGATCGGCGACATGATCAGCCCGTTCAAGGCGGTGCTGGGCGGCGACTACAAGGTAGTCGAGGCCCGCCTGCTGGCCGCGGTGAGCCTGCGCTTCGGCCTGCCGCCGGTGTGGCCTGCGGAGCTGGTCAAGCTGGTCAAGGCGGCGGATCGCGCCAGCGCCTTCCTGGAGGCGACCCGGCTCGCCGGCTTCGAGATTAACGAGGCGAAGAAATTCTTCGGCCAGCCCCTCCCGCTGGAAGCCGCCGCCGAGCGCGACCATCTTGCTCCCTGGAGCGCGGACGAAGCCTCCGGCCGCTTTCTCGCCCGGTTCCGGGAGCTGTGTCCGTGA
- a CDS encoding DNA-3-methyladenine glycosylase I, translating to MKFHRHEDGVTRCAWCGTDPLYVAYHDEEWGVPEYDDRALFEKLILDGFQAGLAWITILRKRDNFRRAFDGFEPEVIARYGPDKVEALMQDPGIVRNRSKVVSTVRSAQVFLDIMEKGPGFSKLLWDINGGAPVDNRVAEGDPPRVTSPSAVAMSKELKTRGFNFVGPTIVYAFMQAVGMVDDHVVDCHRHGKYAGAGK from the coding sequence GTGAAGTTTCATCGGCATGAAGACGGCGTGACGCGCTGCGCCTGGTGCGGCACCGATCCGCTCTATGTCGCCTATCATGACGAGGAATGGGGCGTGCCGGAGTATGACGACCGGGCGCTGTTCGAGAAGCTGATCCTCGACGGCTTCCAGGCCGGGCTCGCCTGGATCACCATATTGCGCAAGCGGGACAATTTCCGCCGCGCCTTTGACGGCTTCGAGCCGGAAGTGATCGCGCGCTACGGCCCCGACAAGGTCGAGGCGCTGATGCAGGACCCCGGCATCGTGCGCAACCGCTCCAAGGTGGTCTCGACGGTGCGCTCGGCGCAGGTCTTTCTCGACATCATGGAGAAGGGCCCCGGCTTCTCGAAGCTGCTGTGGGACATCAATGGCGGCGCGCCGGTCGATAATCGCGTGGCCGAGGGCGATCCACCGCGCGTCACCTCGCCGAGCGCCGTCGCCATGTCGAAGGAGCTGAAGACGCGCGGCTTCAATTTCGTCGGCCCGACCATCGTCTACGCCTTCATGCAGGCGGTCGGCATGGTGGACGACCATGTCGTCGACTGCCACCGCCACGGCAAATATGCCGGGGCCGGCAAATGA
- a CDS encoding dihydroorotase produces the protein MSDTFDLVLKGGIVVNQDGEGARDVGVIDGRIAGIGSFGREQAGEVIDCTGLHILPGVIDTQVHFREPGLEHKEDLESGSRAAVMGGVTAVFEMPNTNPLTTSGDALADKVKRATGRMHCDFAFFVGGTHDNVKDLPELEMLPGAAGIKVFIGSSTGSLLVADDPGVKAILQVIRRRASFHCEHEPRLDERRGLRVPGDASSHPVWRDEVAALTATHRLVSLAKEVGKRVHVLHVTSAEEMEYLRNVKDVATVEVTPHHLTMDASWYQRLGTLVQMNPPVREARHRDAIWRGLAEGVVDVLGSDHAPHTLEEKQKPYPDSPSGMTGVQTLVPIMLDHVAAGRLSLARFVDLSSAGPARIFNIATKGRIAVGYDADFTVVDLKRRETIRNEWIASKAGWTPYDGVEVTGWPVGTFVRGQKVMWQGELTAPSKGTPVRFMEALQPSS, from the coding sequence ATGTCCGATACCTTCGACCTCGTCCTCAAGGGCGGCATTGTGGTGAACCAGGACGGCGAGGGCGCCCGCGACGTCGGCGTCATCGACGGCCGCATCGCCGGCATCGGCTCCTTCGGGCGTGAGCAGGCGGGCGAGGTGATCGACTGCACCGGCCTGCACATATTGCCCGGCGTCATCGACACCCAGGTGCATTTCCGCGAGCCGGGGCTCGAGCACAAGGAAGACCTCGAATCGGGTTCGCGCGCCGCGGTGATGGGCGGGGTGACGGCAGTGTTCGAGATGCCGAACACCAATCCGCTCACCACCTCCGGCGACGCGCTTGCCGACAAGGTGAAGCGCGCGACCGGCCGCATGCATTGCGACTTCGCCTTCTTTGTCGGCGGCACGCACGACAATGTGAAGGACCTGCCCGAGCTGGAAATGCTGCCCGGCGCCGCCGGCATCAAGGTGTTCATCGGCTCCTCCACCGGCTCGCTGCTGGTGGCCGACGATCCCGGGGTGAAGGCGATATTGCAGGTGATCCGTCGTCGGGCCTCGTTCCATTGCGAGCACGAGCCGCGGCTCGATGAGCGCCGCGGCCTGCGGGTGCCTGGGGACGCCTCCTCGCACCCGGTGTGGCGCGACGAGGTCGCGGCGCTCACCGCGACGCATCGGCTGGTGAGCCTGGCCAAGGAGGTCGGCAAGCGCGTCCACGTGCTGCACGTCACCTCTGCCGAGGAGATGGAATATCTGCGCAACGTCAAGGATGTGGCGACGGTGGAAGTCACCCCGCACCATCTCACCATGGATGCATCCTGGTACCAACGCCTCGGCACGCTGGTGCAGATGAACCCGCCGGTGCGCGAGGCGCGCCACCGTGACGCGATCTGGCGCGGGCTGGCTGAGGGCGTCGTCGACGTGCTCGGCTCCGACCATGCGCCGCACACGCTGGAAGAAAAGCAGAAGCCCTATCCCGACAGCCCCTCCGGCATGACGGGGGTGCAGACGCTGGTCCCGATCATGCTCGATCACGTGGCGGCGGGACGGTTGTCGCTGGCGCGCTTCGTCGATTTGTCGAGCGCGGGGCCGGCGCGCATCTTCAACATCGCTACCAAGGGCCGGATCGCCGTCGGCTATGACGCCGACTTCACCGTGGTCGACCTGAAGCGCCGCGAGACCATCCGCAACGAGTGGATCGCCTCCAAGGCGGGCTGGACGCCTTATGACGGGGTGGAAGTCACCGGCTGGCCGGTTGGTACCTTTGTGCGTGGCCAGAAGGTGATGTGGCAGGGCGAGCTGACGGCGCCGTCCAAGGGCACGCCGGTGCGCTTCATGGAGGCGCTTCAGCCGTCTTCGTAA
- the truA gene encoding tRNA pseudouridine(38-40) synthase TruA, with translation MPRYKLTIEYDGTPFVGWQFQAAGLSVQGLLADAVERFSGERVHVQGAGRTDAGVHATGQVAHIELAKEWRPDTVRDALNAHLRPHPVAILAAEAAADDFHARFSATGRRYFYRVISRRADLALDRDHAWKVPRPLDAEAMHEAAQRLVGRHDFTTFRAAECQAASPEKTLDRLDVERLSHDSFGDEVRIHAEARSFLHHQVRSMVGTLVKVGEGGWTPDDVSAALEARDRTRCGPMAPAAGLYLAEVTYPENPNTPSS, from the coding sequence ATGCCCCGCTACAAGCTCACCATCGAATATGACGGCACGCCCTTCGTCGGCTGGCAGTTCCAGGCCGCGGGCTTGTCCGTGCAAGGGCTGCTGGCGGATGCGGTGGAGCGCTTCTCAGGGGAGCGCGTGCATGTGCAGGGTGCCGGGCGCACTGATGCCGGGGTGCACGCCACCGGGCAAGTCGCCCATATCGAGCTTGCGAAGGAATGGCGCCCCGACACGGTGCGCGACGCGCTCAACGCGCATTTGCGCCCGCATCCGGTGGCGATACTGGCTGCGGAAGCGGCGGCCGACGATTTCCATGCCCGCTTCTCCGCTACCGGCCGGCGCTATTTCTACCGGGTGATCAGCCGGCGCGCCGACCTCGCGCTGGATCGCGACCACGCCTGGAAGGTGCCGCGCCCACTCGATGCGGAGGCCATGCACGAAGCGGCGCAGCGCCTCGTCGGCCGGCACGACTTCACCACCTTTCGAGCCGCCGAATGCCAGGCCGCCTCGCCGGAGAAGACGCTGGACCGGCTCGATGTCGAGCGTCTCAGTCACGACAGCTTCGGGGACGAGGTGCGCATCCATGCCGAAGCGCGCTCTTTCCTGCATCATCAGGTGCGCTCGATGGTCGGCACGCTGGTGAAGGTCGGCGAGGGCGGCTGGACGCCGGACGATGTGTCGGCTGCCCTGGAAGCGAGGGACCGCACCCGCTGCGGCCCGATGGCGCCGGCAGCGGGGCTTTACCTAGCGGAGGTCACGTATCCCGAGAATCCCAACACGCCCTCATCCTGA
- a CDS encoding acyltransferase family protein — MKIRTIAGHPMPQTQHQASRVDWVDMAKGFCIVFVVMMHSTLGVQEAAGQTGFMDYVVAFARPFRMPDFFLISGLFLARVIDRDWRTYLDRKVVHFAYFYVIWFSIQFIFKAPGMAAEHGAGALPGLYLLGFIEPFGTLWFIYLLPIFFVVTKATRALPPVLIWLVAAALEIATVETGWTVIDEFCERFVFFYTGYLFARYAFALASGAQRVPLLGLAGLLAWGLVNGFLVFAGYAQLPVVSLLLGLVGAGAVITLSALMAKVGANGGVFSWLEYAGRNSIVIYLAFFLPMAVTRAVLLKTGLIEDIGVVSLIVTAVGVVTPLIFHALVRSTALRFLFVRPERFKIERRPNAALAPAE; from the coding sequence ATGAAAATTCGAACTATCGCGGGCCACCCCATGCCGCAGACCCAGCACCAGGCTTCGCGCGTCGACTGGGTCGACATGGCCAAGGGCTTCTGCATCGTCTTCGTGGTGATGATGCACTCCACCCTCGGCGTGCAGGAGGCGGCCGGGCAGACCGGCTTCATGGATTATGTGGTGGCCTTCGCGCGGCCATTCCGCATGCCGGACTTCTTCCTGATCTCGGGCCTGTTCCTCGCTCGCGTCATCGATCGCGACTGGCGCACCTATCTCGACCGCAAGGTGGTGCATTTCGCGTATTTCTACGTGATCTGGTTCAGCATCCAGTTCATCTTCAAGGCGCCGGGCATGGCAGCCGAGCACGGCGCGGGCGCGTTGCCCGGCCTCTATCTGCTCGGCTTCATCGAGCCGTTCGGCACGCTGTGGTTCATCTATCTGCTGCCGATCTTCTTCGTGGTCACCAAGGCGACGCGGGCGCTGCCCCCAGTGCTGATCTGGCTTGTGGCCGCCGCGCTGGAGATCGCGACCGTCGAGACCGGCTGGACCGTGATCGACGAGTTCTGCGAGCGCTTCGTGTTCTTCTATACCGGCTACCTCTTCGCCCGTTACGCCTTCGCGCTGGCGTCCGGGGCGCAGCGCGTGCCGCTGCTCGGCCTCGCCGGGCTGCTGGCCTGGGGCCTGGTCAATGGCTTCCTGGTGTTCGCCGGCTATGCGCAGCTGCCCGTCGTCTCGCTGCTGCTAGGCCTCGTCGGCGCCGGCGCGGTCATCACGCTGAGCGCGCTGATGGCCAAGGTCGGCGCCAATGGCGGCGTCTTCAGCTGGCTGGAATATGCCGGGCGCAATTCCATCGTGATCTATCTCGCCTTCTTCCTGCCGATGGCGGTCACTCGCGCCGTGCTGCTGAAGACCGGCCTGATCGAGGATATCGGCGTCGTTTCGCTCATCGTCACCGCGGTCGGCGTGGTGACGCCACTGATCTTCCACGCTTTGGTGCGCAGCACGGCGCTGCGCTTCCTGTTCGTGCGTCCCGAGCGCTTCAAGATCGAACGCCGGCCAAATGCCGCGCTCGCCCCGGCGGAGTAG